One window of Phocoena phocoena chromosome 13, mPhoPho1.1, whole genome shotgun sequence genomic DNA carries:
- the PGAM5 gene encoding serine/threonine-protein phosphatase PGAM5, mitochondrial, translating into MAFRQALQLAACGLAGGSAAVFFSAVAVGKTRAGGDAEPRVVEPPAWAGAARPGPGVWDPNWDRREPLSLVNLRKRSLEPGEEELASRLDHYKAKATRHIFLIRHSQYHVDASLEKDRTLTPLGREQAELTGLRLASLGLKFNKIVHSSMTRAIETTDIISKHLPGVCKVSTDLLREGAPIEPDPPVSHWKPEAVQYYEDGARIEAAFRNYIHRADAKQQEDSYEIFICHANVIRYIVCRALQFPPEGWLRLSLNNGSITHLVVRPDGRVALRTLGDTGFMPPDKISRS; encoded by the exons ATGGCGTTCCGGCAGGCGCTGCAGCTGGCGGCCTGCGGCCTGGCCGGGGGCTCGGCCGCGGTGTTCTTCTCGGCGGTGGCAGTGGGGAAGACCCGCGCGGGCGGGGACGCGGAGCCGCGCGTGGTCGAGCCGCCGGCGTGGGCGGGGGCCGCGCGCCCCGGGCCCGGCGTCTGGGACCCCAACTGGGACAG GAGAGAACCACTGTCCCTGGTCAACCTGCGGAAGAGGAGCCTGGAGCCCGGAGAAGAAGAGCTGGCGTCCAGGCTGGACCACTACAAGGCCAAGGCCACACGGCACATCTTCCTCATCAGGCACTCCCAGTACCACGTGGACGCCTCCCTGGAGAAGGACCGCACGCTGACGCCCCTGG GTCGTGAGCAGGCTGAACTAACCGGTCTCCGACTTGCAAGCTTGGGGTTGAAGTTTAATAAAATCGTCCATTCCTCCATGACCCGTGCAATAGAAACCACTGACATCATCAGCAAACACCTGCCAG GCGTCTGCAAGGTCAGCACAGACCTGCTGAGGGAAGGCGCCCCCATCGAGCCTGACCCCCCCGTGTCTCACTGGAAGCCGGAGGCTGTG cagTATTATGAGGACGGGGCGCGGATCGAGGCCGCCTTCCGGAACTACATCCACCGGGCGGACGCCAAGCAGCAGGAGGACAGCTACGAGATCTTCATCTGCCACGCCAACGTCATCCGCTATATCGTGTGCAG GGCGCTGCAGTTCCCTCCAGAAGGCTGGCTCCGCCTTTCCCTCAACAACGGCAGCATTACCCACCTGGTAGTCCGGCCAGATGGCCGAGTGGCTCTCAGGACCCTCGGGGACACGGGATTCATGCCTCCTGACAAGATCTCTCGCTCCTGA